In the Deltaproteobacteria bacterium genome, GACAATGTCCATCATATCCTTCAGGCAAAGACATACGCTTGGTCAACCAAAGAGGTCTATTTTGTCATACTCACCGATTTTGAGGAATTCAAACTCTTTGACGCATCTTTAAAACCTAATCCCAAATATCCCAACGAAGGGCTTATCTTTGATTTCAAGCACACCGATTATCTTGAAAACATAGATAAACTTTATCTTCTTTCAAAAGAAGAGGTTGAGAAAGGCTCTCTTGAAAGACTTCTTCCAAGAGATGTCAAGAGCAAGCGTCTCCGCATCCCTGTTGACAGGGCATTTCTTGAGGACATGACAGCATGGAGGGAAGAACTTGCAAAGGACATCCATAAGAGAAATCCAAACCTTGATGCCTGTCCCGTTGTGTCTTTAAACGGGATCAGAATCCTGAACGATGTTGTTCAAAAACTCCTTGAT is a window encoding:
- a CDS encoding type I restriction enzyme HsdR N-terminal domain-containing protein gives rise to the protein MTKESFKEKLLSLISKFEKDKHHYLSKNYLEAQVRQDFINPLFEALGWDIENKKGLSPFERDVILEKGETSGRPDYNFRIDGATKFFIEAKAPSVALDNVHHILQAKTYAWSTKEVYFVILTDFEEFKLFDASLKPNPKYPNEGLIFDFKHTDYLENIDKLYLLSKEEVEKGSLERLLPRDVKSKRLRIPVDRAFLEDMTAWREELAKDIHKRNPNLDACPVVSLNGIRILNDVVQKLLDRIIFIRIAEDRKIRDPRELQEIVEVWRHEGKRKPLLTHLK